In the genome of Sciurus carolinensis chromosome 3, mSciCar1.2, whole genome shotgun sequence, one region contains:
- the Lrrfip1 gene encoding leucine-rich repeat flightless-interacting protein 1 isoform X24, giving the protein MGTQGSGRKRLPTRERLSAEDDALNQIAREAEARLAAKRAARAEAREIRMKELERQQKEVEERPEKDFAEKGSRNMPGLSAATLASLGGTSSRRGSGDTSISIDTEASIREIKDSLAEVEEKYKKAMVSNAQLDNEKTNFMYQVDTLKDVLLELEEQLAESQRQYEEKSKELEREKHAHSVLQFQFAEVKEALRQREDMLEKHGIILNSEIATNGETSDTLNNIGHQGPSKMTEEELNALKSAGAGTLGRATEVEVKNEIVENMGKREILQNTEQEQHKEDTVKDYVSHPGEHAEQKTSGDSAPSPGPRADANCEEQVHSQVLENTAFLKSPGQVESREVLDMPDGKTGASPEQPSCLRDLDNKAPVPISGQDSCAALGTKSQSEQPVGRQEKENPEDWRSDSEEVSPKPCQEFAPVPTPEAERMSRTEAGEPHGDHLGSVGEAGGATAAEHVGTVAASPQKRGDDPVSHGGQCVLGTVFPSTGQSLEKELTSQEVAEPREAPIQSTDVGGKNSAEEGGGAEARDEKPGPVEPQLIPGTPNKSSHQEATGSGGADAENELLDAKEPEEEKDQQAETSESSQKRSKNKKKKNKKKRSPASAEALEGVKKELTYQEAEVGEVKEEKQVQFADKKQVAETQNEVTKNPEQKIIAGSKEHVDCPASPETELDGKLNQEDNDVKTMAGRTSPGGMASCDGDPVESPDASDKELDGGVTRDNAKADSVAQNSPLEPENEDGSSSSPLRNNSPARDTASASQAGSAKRQFPSDHPGQAASKAEDGLSLEGSALSAAGETGGSNSEGGGEAEVSQRGKSKEDCTMS; this is encoded by the exons GTTGAAGAGAGACCAGAAAAAGATTTTGCGGAGAAG GGCTCTCGCAACATGCCGGGCTTGTCTGCAGCCACGCTGGCCTCGCTGGGTGGGACCTCCTCCCGGAGAGGAAGCGGAGACACCTCCATCTCCATCGATACCGAGGCATCCATCCGGGAGATCAAG GACTCACTAGCAGAAGTAGAAGAGAAGTACAAGAAGGCTATGGTATCCAACGCCCAGCTGGACAATGAGAAGACCAACTTCATGTATCAGGTCGACACCCTGAAGGACGTGCTGCTGGAGCTGGAGGAGCAGCTGGCTGAGTCTCAGCGGCAGTACgaagagaaaagcaaa GAACTCGAGCGGGAGAAGCACGCCCACAGCGTGCTGCAGTTCCAGTTTGCTGAAGTGAAAGAGGCCctgaggcagagggaggacaTGCTGGAG AAACATGGAATAATCCTAAATTCAGAAATAGCCACCAATGGAGAGACTTCGGACACGCTGAATAACATTGGGCACCAAGGCCCCAGCAAGATGACTGAGGAGGAGCTAAATGCCCTCAAGTCAGCCGGGGCCGGGACACTGG GAAGAGCCACAGAAGTGGaggtgaaaaatgaaattgtggagAATATGGGGAAAAGAGAAATCTTGCAGAATACTGAGCAAGAACAGCACAAAGAGGACACAGTAAAGGATTATGTGTCACATCCTGGTGAACATGCGGAGCAGAAAACCTCTGGAGACAGTGCCCCGTCCCCAGGACCCAGAGCAGATGCTAACTGTGAGGAGCAGGTTCACAGCCAAGTTCTAGAGAATACTGCTTTCCTCAAAAGTCCAGGGCAGGTTGAGTCAAGAGAGGTCCTAGACATGCCAGATGGTAAGACTGGAGCTTCCCCTGAGCAGCCCAGCTGTTTGAGGGATTTAGACAATAAAGCCCCAGTGCCCATAAGTGGGCAGGACAGTTGCGCTGCCTTGGGTACCAAAAGCCAAAGTGAGCAACCTGTAGGGAGGCAGGAAAAAGAGAACCCGGAGGACTGGAGAAGCGACTCGGAAGAGGTTAGCCCAAAACCCTGCCAGGAATTTGCTCCCGTGCCAACACCCGAAGCTGAAAGGATGAGCAGGACAGAGGCTGGTGAGCCACATGGGGACCACCTGGGGAgtgtgggggaggcagggggAGCCACGGCTGCAGAACACGTGGGCACAGTGGCTGCAAGTCCTCAGAAGCGTGGCGATGACCCAGTGAGTCATGGTGGACAGTGTGTGTTGGGCACGGTGTTCCCCAGCACAGGGCAGAGCTTAGAGAAGGAGCTCACCAGCCAGGAGGTAGCTGAGCCCAGAGAGGCCCCGATTCAGAGCACAGACGTAGGTGGGAAGAACAGTGCAGAGGAGGGTGGAGGTGCAGAGGCAAGGGATGAGAAGCCAGGCCCAGTAGAACCCCAGCTCATCCCTGGTACTCCAAACAAGAGCAGCCATCAGGAAGCAACAGGCTCAGGTGGGGCAGATGCTGAAAATGAGCTGCTTGATGCAAAAGAACCAGAGGAGGAAAAGGACCAGCAGGCAGAGACATCAGAGTCATCCCAGAAGAGGagtaagaacaagaaaaagaaaaacaagaagaaaagatcacCCGCATCTGCAGAAGCCCTCGAAGGTGTTAAGAAAGAGTTAAcctatcaggaagcagaggtagGTGAGGTTAAGGAAGAGAAGCAGGTGCAGTTTGCTGACAAGAAACAAGTAGCAGAAACACAAAATGAGGTGACCAAAAATCCAGAACAGAAAATTATAGCAGGAAGCAAGGAACATGTTGATTGTCCAGCAAGTCCTGAAACTGAGTTGGATGGAAAGCTTAACCAAGAGGACAATGACGTGAAGACCATGGCAGGGAGGACGTCTCCTGGAGGCATGGCCAGTTGTGACGGTGACCCAGTTGAGTCGCCAGATGCTAGTGATAAAGAATTAGATGGAGGTGTTACAAGAGATAATGCCAAAGCAGACAGTGTTGCTCAGAACAGTCCCCTAGAACCAGAGAATGAAGACGGGAGCAGCAGCTCCCCGCTGAGAAACAACAGCCCCGCAAGGGACACTGCCAGTGCCTCTCAGGCAGGAAGTGCCAAGAGGCAGTTTCCATCTGACCACCCAGGACAGGCGGCCAGCAAAGCCGAGGACGGCCTCAGTCTCGAAGGCAGTGCCTTGTCAGCAGCAGGGGAGACCGGGGGCTCCAACTCAGAGGGTGGAGGAGAAGCAGAAGTAAGTCAGAGGGGCAAGAGCAAAGAGGACTGCACCATGTCGTGA
- the Lrrfip1 gene encoding leucine-rich repeat flightless-interacting protein 1 isoform X21, with protein MGTQGSGRKRLPTRERLSAEDDALNQIAREAEARLAAKRAARAEAREIRMKELERQQKEVEERPEKDFAEKGSRNMPGLSAATLASLGGTSSRRGSGDTSISIDTEASIREIKELNELKDQIQDVEGKYMQGLKEMKDSLAEVEEKYKKAMVSNAQLDNEKTNFMYQVDTLKDVLLELEEQLAESQRQYEEKSKELEREKHAHSVLQFQFAEVKEALRQREDMLEEIRQLQQKQASYIREISDLQETIEWKDKKIGALERQKEFFDSIRSERDDLREEVVKLKEELKKHGIILNSEIATNGETSDTLNNIGHQGPSKMTEEELNALKSAGAGTLGRATEVEVKNEIVENMGKREILQNTEQEQHKEDTVKDYVSHPGEHAEQKTSGDSAPSPGPRADANCEEQVHSQVLENTAFLKSPGQVESREVLDMPDGKTGASPEQPSCLRDLDNKAPVPISGQDSCAALGTKSQSEQPVGRQEKENPEDWRSDSEEVSPKPCQEFAPVPTPEAERMSRTEAGEPHGDHLGSVGEAGGATAAEHVGTVAASPQKRGDDPVSHGGQCVLGTVFPSTGQSLEKELTSQEVAEPREAPIQSTDVGGKNSAEEGGGAEARDEKPGPVEPQLIPGTPNKSSHQEATGSGGADAENELLDAKEPEEEKDQQAETSESSQKRSKNKKKKNKKKRSPASAEALEGVKKELTYQEAEVGEVKEEKQVQFADKKQVAETQNEVTKNPEQKIIAGSKEHVDCPASPETELDGKLNQEDNDVKTMAGRTSPGGMASCDGDPVESPDASDKELDGGVTRDNAKADSVAQNSPLEPENEDGSSSSPLRNNSPARDTASASQAGSAKRQFPSDHPGQAASKAEDGLSLEGSALSAAGETGGSNSEGGGEAEVSQRGKSKEDCTMS; from the exons GTTGAAGAGAGACCAGAAAAAGATTTTGCGGAGAAG GGCTCTCGCAACATGCCGGGCTTGTCTGCAGCCACGCTGGCCTCGCTGGGTGGGACCTCCTCCCGGAGAGGAAGCGGAGACACCTCCATCTCCATCGATACCGAGGCATCCATCCGGGAGATCAAG GAACTCAATGAGTTAAAGGACCAGATTCAGGATGTAGAAGGCAAATACATGCAAGGACTGAAAGAGATGAAG GACTCACTAGCAGAAGTAGAAGAGAAGTACAAGAAGGCTATGGTATCCAACGCCCAGCTGGACAATGAGAAGACCAACTTCATGTATCAGGTCGACACCCTGAAGGACGTGCTGCTGGAGCTGGAGGAGCAGCTGGCTGAGTCTCAGCGGCAGTACgaagagaaaagcaaa GAACTCGAGCGGGAGAAGCACGCCCACAGCGTGCTGCAGTTCCAGTTTGCTGAAGTGAAAGAGGCCctgaggcagagggaggacaTGCTGGAG GAAATCCGACAGCTACAGCAGAAGCAGGCGAGTTATATCAGGGAGATTTCTGATCTTCAGGAAACGATAGAGTGGAAAGACAAAAAGATAGGG GCATTAGAGAGGCAGAAAGAGTTCTTTGATTCCATAAGGAGCGAACGAGATGACCTTAGAGAAGAAGTAGTCAAGCTGAAAGAGGAGTTAAAG AAACATGGAATAATCCTAAATTCAGAAATAGCCACCAATGGAGAGACTTCGGACACGCTGAATAACATTGGGCACCAAGGCCCCAGCAAGATGACTGAGGAGGAGCTAAATGCCCTCAAGTCAGCCGGGGCCGGGACACTGG GAAGAGCCACAGAAGTGGaggtgaaaaatgaaattgtggagAATATGGGGAAAAGAGAAATCTTGCAGAATACTGAGCAAGAACAGCACAAAGAGGACACAGTAAAGGATTATGTGTCACATCCTGGTGAACATGCGGAGCAGAAAACCTCTGGAGACAGTGCCCCGTCCCCAGGACCCAGAGCAGATGCTAACTGTGAGGAGCAGGTTCACAGCCAAGTTCTAGAGAATACTGCTTTCCTCAAAAGTCCAGGGCAGGTTGAGTCAAGAGAGGTCCTAGACATGCCAGATGGTAAGACTGGAGCTTCCCCTGAGCAGCCCAGCTGTTTGAGGGATTTAGACAATAAAGCCCCAGTGCCCATAAGTGGGCAGGACAGTTGCGCTGCCTTGGGTACCAAAAGCCAAAGTGAGCAACCTGTAGGGAGGCAGGAAAAAGAGAACCCGGAGGACTGGAGAAGCGACTCGGAAGAGGTTAGCCCAAAACCCTGCCAGGAATTTGCTCCCGTGCCAACACCCGAAGCTGAAAGGATGAGCAGGACAGAGGCTGGTGAGCCACATGGGGACCACCTGGGGAgtgtgggggaggcagggggAGCCACGGCTGCAGAACACGTGGGCACAGTGGCTGCAAGTCCTCAGAAGCGTGGCGATGACCCAGTGAGTCATGGTGGACAGTGTGTGTTGGGCACGGTGTTCCCCAGCACAGGGCAGAGCTTAGAGAAGGAGCTCACCAGCCAGGAGGTAGCTGAGCCCAGAGAGGCCCCGATTCAGAGCACAGACGTAGGTGGGAAGAACAGTGCAGAGGAGGGTGGAGGTGCAGAGGCAAGGGATGAGAAGCCAGGCCCAGTAGAACCCCAGCTCATCCCTGGTACTCCAAACAAGAGCAGCCATCAGGAAGCAACAGGCTCAGGTGGGGCAGATGCTGAAAATGAGCTGCTTGATGCAAAAGAACCAGAGGAGGAAAAGGACCAGCAGGCAGAGACATCAGAGTCATCCCAGAAGAGGagtaagaacaagaaaaagaaaaacaagaagaaaagatcacCCGCATCTGCAGAAGCCCTCGAAGGTGTTAAGAAAGAGTTAAcctatcaggaagcagaggtagGTGAGGTTAAGGAAGAGAAGCAGGTGCAGTTTGCTGACAAGAAACAAGTAGCAGAAACACAAAATGAGGTGACCAAAAATCCAGAACAGAAAATTATAGCAGGAAGCAAGGAACATGTTGATTGTCCAGCAAGTCCTGAAACTGAGTTGGATGGAAAGCTTAACCAAGAGGACAATGACGTGAAGACCATGGCAGGGAGGACGTCTCCTGGAGGCATGGCCAGTTGTGACGGTGACCCAGTTGAGTCGCCAGATGCTAGTGATAAAGAATTAGATGGAGGTGTTACAAGAGATAATGCCAAAGCAGACAGTGTTGCTCAGAACAGTCCCCTAGAACCAGAGAATGAAGACGGGAGCAGCAGCTCCCCGCTGAGAAACAACAGCCCCGCAAGGGACACTGCCAGTGCCTCTCAGGCAGGAAGTGCCAAGAGGCAGTTTCCATCTGACCACCCAGGACAGGCGGCCAGCAAAGCCGAGGACGGCCTCAGTCTCGAAGGCAGTGCCTTGTCAGCAGCAGGGGAGACCGGGGGCTCCAACTCAGAGGGTGGAGGAGAAGCAGAAGTAAGTCAGAGGGGCAAGAGCAAAGAGGACTGCACCATGTCGTGA
- the Lrrfip1 gene encoding leucine-rich repeat flightless-interacting protein 1 isoform X23 — protein sequence MGTQGSGRKRLPTRERLSAEDDALNQIAREAEARLAAKRAARAEAREIRMKELERQQKEVEERPEKDFAEKGSRNMPGLSAATLASLGGTSSRRGSGDTSISIDTEASIREIKDSLAEVEEKYKKAMVSNAQLDNEKTNFMYQVDTLKDVLLELEEQLAESQRQYEEKSKELEREKHAHSVLQFQFAEVKEALRQREDMLEEIRQLQQKQASYIREISDLQETIEWKDKKIGALERQKEFFDSIRSERDDLREEVVKLKEELKKHGIILNSEIATNGETSDTLNNIGHQGPSKMTEEELNALKSAGAGTLGRATEVEVKNEIVENMGKREILQNTEQEQHKEDTVKDYVSHPGEHAEQKTSGDSAPSPGPRADANCEEQVHSQVLENTAFLKSPGQVESREVLDMPDGKTGASPEQPSCLRDLDNKAPVPISGQDSCAALGTKSQSEQPVGRQEKENPEDWRSDSEEVSPKPCQEFAPVPTPEAERMSRTEAGEPHGDHLGSVGEAGGATAAEHVGTVAASPQKRGDDPVSHGGQCVLGTVFPSTGQSLEKELTSQEVAEPREAPIQSTDVGGKNSAEEGGGAEARDEKPGPVEPQLIPGTPNKSSHQEATGSGGADAENELLDAKEPEEEKDQQAETSESSQKRSKNKKKKNKKKRSPASAEALEGVKKELTYQEAEVGEVKEEKQVQFADKKQVAETQNEVTKNPEQKIIAGSKEHVDCPASPETELDGKLNQEDNDVKTMAGRTSPGGMASCDGDPVESPDASDKELDGGVTRDNAKADSVAQNSPLEPENEDGSSSSPLRNNSPARDTASASQAGSAKRQFPSDHPGQAASKAEDGLSLEGSALSAAGETGGSNSEGGGEAEVSQRGKSKEDCTMS from the exons GTTGAAGAGAGACCAGAAAAAGATTTTGCGGAGAAG GGCTCTCGCAACATGCCGGGCTTGTCTGCAGCCACGCTGGCCTCGCTGGGTGGGACCTCCTCCCGGAGAGGAAGCGGAGACACCTCCATCTCCATCGATACCGAGGCATCCATCCGGGAGATCAAG GACTCACTAGCAGAAGTAGAAGAGAAGTACAAGAAGGCTATGGTATCCAACGCCCAGCTGGACAATGAGAAGACCAACTTCATGTATCAGGTCGACACCCTGAAGGACGTGCTGCTGGAGCTGGAGGAGCAGCTGGCTGAGTCTCAGCGGCAGTACgaagagaaaagcaaa GAACTCGAGCGGGAGAAGCACGCCCACAGCGTGCTGCAGTTCCAGTTTGCTGAAGTGAAAGAGGCCctgaggcagagggaggacaTGCTGGAG GAAATCCGACAGCTACAGCAGAAGCAGGCGAGTTATATCAGGGAGATTTCTGATCTTCAGGAAACGATAGAGTGGAAAGACAAAAAGATAGGG GCATTAGAGAGGCAGAAAGAGTTCTTTGATTCCATAAGGAGCGAACGAGATGACCTTAGAGAAGAAGTAGTCAAGCTGAAAGAGGAGTTAAAG AAACATGGAATAATCCTAAATTCAGAAATAGCCACCAATGGAGAGACTTCGGACACGCTGAATAACATTGGGCACCAAGGCCCCAGCAAGATGACTGAGGAGGAGCTAAATGCCCTCAAGTCAGCCGGGGCCGGGACACTGG GAAGAGCCACAGAAGTGGaggtgaaaaatgaaattgtggagAATATGGGGAAAAGAGAAATCTTGCAGAATACTGAGCAAGAACAGCACAAAGAGGACACAGTAAAGGATTATGTGTCACATCCTGGTGAACATGCGGAGCAGAAAACCTCTGGAGACAGTGCCCCGTCCCCAGGACCCAGAGCAGATGCTAACTGTGAGGAGCAGGTTCACAGCCAAGTTCTAGAGAATACTGCTTTCCTCAAAAGTCCAGGGCAGGTTGAGTCAAGAGAGGTCCTAGACATGCCAGATGGTAAGACTGGAGCTTCCCCTGAGCAGCCCAGCTGTTTGAGGGATTTAGACAATAAAGCCCCAGTGCCCATAAGTGGGCAGGACAGTTGCGCTGCCTTGGGTACCAAAAGCCAAAGTGAGCAACCTGTAGGGAGGCAGGAAAAAGAGAACCCGGAGGACTGGAGAAGCGACTCGGAAGAGGTTAGCCCAAAACCCTGCCAGGAATTTGCTCCCGTGCCAACACCCGAAGCTGAAAGGATGAGCAGGACAGAGGCTGGTGAGCCACATGGGGACCACCTGGGGAgtgtgggggaggcagggggAGCCACGGCTGCAGAACACGTGGGCACAGTGGCTGCAAGTCCTCAGAAGCGTGGCGATGACCCAGTGAGTCATGGTGGACAGTGTGTGTTGGGCACGGTGTTCCCCAGCACAGGGCAGAGCTTAGAGAAGGAGCTCACCAGCCAGGAGGTAGCTGAGCCCAGAGAGGCCCCGATTCAGAGCACAGACGTAGGTGGGAAGAACAGTGCAGAGGAGGGTGGAGGTGCAGAGGCAAGGGATGAGAAGCCAGGCCCAGTAGAACCCCAGCTCATCCCTGGTACTCCAAACAAGAGCAGCCATCAGGAAGCAACAGGCTCAGGTGGGGCAGATGCTGAAAATGAGCTGCTTGATGCAAAAGAACCAGAGGAGGAAAAGGACCAGCAGGCAGAGACATCAGAGTCATCCCAGAAGAGGagtaagaacaagaaaaagaaaaacaagaagaaaagatcacCCGCATCTGCAGAAGCCCTCGAAGGTGTTAAGAAAGAGTTAAcctatcaggaagcagaggtagGTGAGGTTAAGGAAGAGAAGCAGGTGCAGTTTGCTGACAAGAAACAAGTAGCAGAAACACAAAATGAGGTGACCAAAAATCCAGAACAGAAAATTATAGCAGGAAGCAAGGAACATGTTGATTGTCCAGCAAGTCCTGAAACTGAGTTGGATGGAAAGCTTAACCAAGAGGACAATGACGTGAAGACCATGGCAGGGAGGACGTCTCCTGGAGGCATGGCCAGTTGTGACGGTGACCCAGTTGAGTCGCCAGATGCTAGTGATAAAGAATTAGATGGAGGTGTTACAAGAGATAATGCCAAAGCAGACAGTGTTGCTCAGAACAGTCCCCTAGAACCAGAGAATGAAGACGGGAGCAGCAGCTCCCCGCTGAGAAACAACAGCCCCGCAAGGGACACTGCCAGTGCCTCTCAGGCAGGAAGTGCCAAGAGGCAGTTTCCATCTGACCACCCAGGACAGGCGGCCAGCAAAGCCGAGGACGGCCTCAGTCTCGAAGGCAGTGCCTTGTCAGCAGCAGGGGAGACCGGGGGCTCCAACTCAGAGGGTGGAGGAGAAGCAGAAGTAAGTCAGAGGGGCAAGAGCAAAGAGGACTGCACCATGTCGTGA